A window of Chitinophaga sp. MM2321 contains these coding sequences:
- the rplN gene encoding 50S ribosomal protein L14, with product MIQQESRLSVADNSGAKEVLCIRVLGNSGQDYAKVGDRIVVTVKDAMPGGGVKKGMVTKAVIVRTKNKLRRKDGSYIRFDDNAVVLLNNSDEPRGTRIFGPVARELRDKGYMKIISLAPEVL from the coding sequence ATGATACAACAGGAATCAAGGCTGAGTGTGGCTGATAACAGTGGTGCCAAAGAAGTTCTTTGCATCCGCGTGTTAGGTAACTCCGGCCAGGACTACGCTAAAGTAGGCGATAGGATTGTAGTAACTGTAAAGGATGCTATGCCTGGCGGTGGTGTAAAAAAAGGTATGGTTACGAAAGCCGTAATCGTAAGAACCAAAAACAAATTACGTCGTAAAGATGGTTCTTATATCCGTTTCGACGACAACGCGGTTGTACTGCTGAACAACTCAGACGAACCTCGCGGTACCCGTATTTTCGGTCCGGTTGCACGTGAGCTGAGAGACAAGGGTTATATGAAAATTATCTCCCTGGCTCCTGAGGTGTTATAA
- the rpmC gene encoding 50S ribosomal protein L29 translates to MAKEKLDLKGLSEQDLKERISAEELRLKKMTFGHAITPIENPMSIRSVRRDIARMQTELRKKQLGF, encoded by the coding sequence ATGGCAAAAGAAAAGCTGGATCTGAAAGGCCTGAGCGAACAAGACCTCAAAGAGAGAATCTCTGCAGAGGAACTGCGCTTAAAGAAGATGACATTCGGTCATGCAATCACGCCTATCGAAAATCCGATGAGCATCCGCTCCGTGAGACGCGATATTGCACGTATGCAAACTGAATTGCGCAAAAAACAACTGGGCTTCTAA
- the rplO gene encoding 50S ribosomal protein L15, whose translation MNLHSLKPAKGAVHKVKRLGRGEASGKGGTATKGNKGGQSRAGYSSKRGFEGGQMPIQRRMPKRGFKNNNREEYTIFNLGQLDHLVEKYGLQDFNMENLFMNGLVNRTAKVKILANGELKTKVSVKVNAISEKAKQAIETAGGSVELV comes from the coding sequence ATGAATCTGCATTCATTAAAGCCTGCAAAAGGCGCTGTACATAAAGTGAAACGTCTCGGACGTGGTGAAGCCTCCGGTAAAGGTGGTACTGCTACCAAAGGTAACAAAGGTGGTCAGTCACGTGCCGGTTATTCCAGCAAAAGAGGTTTCGAAGGCGGCCAGATGCCAATCCAACGCCGTATGCCTAAACGCGGCTTCAAAAATAATAACCGGGAAGAATACACTATCTTCAACCTGGGCCAACTGGATCACTTAGTTGAAAAATACGGTCTCCAGGATTTCAACATGGAAAACCTGTTTATGAACGGTTTGGTTAACAGAACTGCCAAAGTTAAGATTCTGGCTAATGGCGAACTGAAAACCAAGGTCTCTGTCAAAGTGAACGCGATCAGTGAGAAAGCTAAACAGGCCATCGAAACAGCAGGTGGATCAGTAGAACTGGTATAA
- the rplP gene encoding 50S ribosomal protein L16: MLQPKRTKHRKMHKGRIKGNAKRGATLSFGTFGLKALEPKWITDRQIEAARVALTRHMKREGNVWIRIFPDKPITAKPLEVRMGKGKGAPDHWAAVVKPGRILFEADGVSLQVAKEAMELAAQKLPIKVKFVTSRDFVA; this comes from the coding sequence ATGTTACAGCCAAAAAGAACGAAACACAGGAAGATGCACAAAGGCCGCATCAAAGGGAACGCTAAAAGAGGCGCTACCCTCTCCTTTGGTACTTTCGGTCTTAAAGCATTAGAACCTAAGTGGATCACAGACAGGCAGATCGAAGCTGCCCGTGTGGCCCTGACTAGGCATATGAAACGTGAAGGTAACGTTTGGATCCGCATTTTCCCTGACAAGCCTATCACAGCTAAGCCTTTGGAAGTGAGGATGGGTAAAGGTAAAGGTGCTCCTGACCATTGGGCAGCAGTAGTTAAACCAGGTAGAATTTTATTTGAAGCAGACGGCGTTTCCTTACAGGTAGCGAAAGAAGCGATGGAACTCGCAGCACAGAAACTGCCCATCAAAGTAAAATTTGTAACCAGCCGCGATTTCGTTGCTTAA
- the secY gene encoding preprotein translocase subunit SecY — protein MKKFIETIKNIWSIEDLRNRILTTLLLVLIYRIGSYIALPGIDANALTDFEKNSNQGILGLFNMFAGGSFSRASIFALGIMPYISASIAIQLLTIAVPHFQKLQKEGESGRKKINQFTRILTVVVTGFQASAYVAYLRNQSGGAIIPEYGVFFFWLSTTVVLTAGTLFVMWLGEKITDKGIGNGTSIIIMMGILARLPEALIAEFYTKVAGDAGGPILFLLEIAIFIIITVGLILLVQGTRKIPVNYAKRIVGNKQYGGVRQFIPLKVNAAGVMPIIFAQAIMFIPATLIGFATSSESASGFIRIFSDHTNAWYNLIYAILVVVFTYFYTALIFNPTQMADEMKRNNGFIPGVKPGKSTADYIGAVMDRITLPGAFFLAIAGIMPGVAAAFRINSNFATFFGGTSLLIMVGVILDTLQQIESQLLMRHYDGLMSTGRIKGRSAPANV, from the coding sequence GTGAAGAAATTTATCGAAACGATTAAGAATATCTGGAGTATTGAGGATTTGCGTAATCGCATCTTAACCACCCTGCTCCTGGTCCTCATCTACCGTATAGGATCCTATATAGCTTTGCCTGGTATTGATGCAAACGCCCTCACTGACTTTGAAAAGAATTCCAATCAGGGAATCCTGGGGCTGTTTAACATGTTTGCCGGTGGATCGTTTTCAAGGGCCTCTATCTTTGCGTTGGGTATCATGCCCTACATCTCCGCATCCATTGCTATCCAGTTATTAACGATAGCAGTGCCTCACTTCCAGAAACTACAGAAGGAAGGAGAGAGCGGCCGCAAAAAGATCAATCAGTTTACACGTATCCTCACGGTAGTGGTAACTGGCTTCCAGGCAAGTGCTTACGTGGCATATCTGCGTAATCAATCCGGTGGCGCTATTATCCCTGAATACGGCGTCTTCTTCTTCTGGCTTTCTACCACTGTTGTACTTACTGCAGGTACCCTGTTTGTAATGTGGCTTGGTGAAAAGATTACAGATAAAGGTATCGGTAATGGTACTTCCATCATCATCATGATGGGAATCCTTGCCCGCTTACCAGAAGCGTTAATTGCAGAATTCTATACCAAGGTTGCAGGTGACGCGGGTGGACCGATCCTCTTCCTGCTGGAAATTGCCATCTTTATTATTATTACGGTGGGGCTTATCCTGCTGGTGCAGGGTACCCGGAAAATACCGGTCAACTACGCCAAACGTATTGTAGGCAATAAACAATATGGTGGTGTACGCCAGTTCATTCCCCTCAAGGTGAATGCGGCAGGTGTAATGCCGATCATCTTTGCCCAGGCTATTATGTTCATTCCGGCTACTTTAATAGGCTTCGCTACTTCTTCTGAAAGTGCGTCCGGCTTCATACGTATCTTCAGTGATCATACAAATGCCTGGTATAACCTGATTTATGCCATACTGGTAGTTGTATTCACCTACTTTTATACTGCGTTGATCTTCAATCCTACCCAGATGGCGGATGAAATGAAACGTAATAACGGGTTCATTCCCGGTGTTAAACCCGGTAAATCTACCGCCGATTACATCGGTGCAGTAATGGACCGTATAACCCTGCCTGGTGCATTTTTCCTGGCTATAGCAGGTATTATGCCCGGTGTAGCAGCTGCATTCAGGATCAATAGTAACTTTGCTACCTTCTTCGGTGGTACTTCCCTGTTGATCATGGTGGGCGTTATCCTGGATACTTTACAACAAATAGAAAGCCAGCTGCTGATGCGCCATTACGATGGTCTGATGAGCACTGGACGTATCAAAGGCAGATCAGCTCCGGCTAATGTATAA
- the rpsH gene encoding 30S ribosomal protein S8 produces MVTDPIADFLTRIRNAQMATHRIVEIPASKLKKRITEILYDKGYILKYKFEEDTKQGVIKIALKYDPLTKVPAIRDLQRISRPGLRQYSKPEDFKRVKNGLGVAIISTSKGVMTDKEAKAQNVGGEVVCYIY; encoded by the coding sequence ATGGTTACTGATCCAATAGCAGACTTCCTGACAAGAATCCGGAACGCGCAAATGGCCACCCACAGGATCGTGGAGATTCCGGCATCCAAGCTGAAAAAACGCATTACAGAAATTCTGTACGACAAAGGTTATATCCTGAAGTACAAATTCGAAGAAGATACGAAACAAGGCGTTATCAAGATCGCTTTGAAGTATGATCCCTTAACTAAAGTGCCCGCTATTAGAGATCTGCAACGTATCAGCCGTCCAGGCCTGCGTCAGTACTCTAAACCTGAAGATTTTAAACGTGTGAAGAATGGTTTAGGCGTGGCTATCATTTCTACTTCCAAAGGTGTAATGACCGATAAGGAAGCCAAAGCTCAAAATGTAGGTGGCGAAGTAGTTTGCTACATCTATTAA
- the rplF gene encoding 50S ribosomal protein L6, whose protein sequence is MSRIGKAPIKLATGVTVTVSPANEVTVKGPKGELKKDIDREMKIEVKDGVLTVIRPTEQIRHKALHGLYRALLANMVEGVTVGYKKQLELVGVGYKAVNNGQLLDLALGYSHNIIIEIPKELKVATLTEKGQNPKIMLEGIDNQLLGQVAAKIRSLRKPEPYKGKGVRYSDEVVRKKAGKSAGK, encoded by the coding sequence ATGTCACGTATAGGTAAAGCTCCTATCAAATTAGCAACTGGTGTTACAGTTACTGTATCCCCTGCTAATGAAGTAACCGTAAAAGGCCCAAAAGGTGAACTGAAAAAGGACATCGACCGGGAAATGAAGATCGAAGTGAAAGACGGCGTATTAACAGTAATCCGCCCCACAGAACAGATTCGTCACAAAGCACTGCACGGTCTTTACCGCGCTTTACTCGCTAACATGGTTGAAGGTGTTACAGTAGGTTATAAAAAACAACTGGAACTGGTGGGTGTTGGTTATAAAGCTGTTAACAACGGTCAGTTACTTGATCTCGCATTGGGTTACTCTCACAATATCATTATCGAAATTCCAAAAGAACTGAAGGTAGCTACCTTAACAGAAAAAGGTCAGAACCCTAAGATCATGCTGGAAGGTATCGATAACCAGTTACTGGGTCAGGTAGCTGCAAAGATCCGCAGCCTGCGTAAACCAGAGCCTTACAAAGGTAAAGGTGTTCGCTACAGTGATGAAGTGGTACGTAAGAAAGCTGGTAAATCAGCTGGTAAATAA
- the rplE gene encoding 50S ribosomal protein L5: protein MANSKYTPRLQTKYHQEVAGALMKKFNYKSVMQVPRLVKICLNQGINGAVGDKKLVDIAVDEMSRISGQKAIATMSKKDISNFKLRKNMPIGARVTLRSTNMYDFLDRLVSVSLPRVRDFKGINEKAFDGRGNYTMGITEQIIFPEIDIDKVTKMSGMDITFVTTAKTNEEAYELLRELGMPFRNMKKDNQ, encoded by the coding sequence ATGGCTAACTCTAAATATACTCCGAGACTGCAAACTAAATATCACCAGGAAGTTGCAGGTGCACTGATGAAGAAATTCAATTACAAAAGTGTAATGCAGGTACCCCGTCTGGTAAAAATTTGCCTCAACCAGGGTATCAATGGTGCTGTGGGTGATAAAAAACTCGTAGACATCGCTGTAGACGAAATGTCCCGTATTTCCGGACAGAAAGCTATCGCTACCATGTCTAAGAAAGATATCTCCAATTTCAAACTGAGAAAGAACATGCCTATCGGTGCACGCGTTACATTGCGCAGCACTAATATGTACGACTTCCTGGATCGTTTGGTATCTGTTTCCCTGCCACGTGTACGTGACTTCAAAGGTATCAACGAAAAAGCTTTTGATGGTCGTGGTAACTACACAATGGGTATCACAGAACAAATCATCTTCCCTGAAATCGATATCGATAAAGTAACAAAAATGTCCGGTATGGATATCACTTTTGTTACCACTGCAAAAACCAACGAAGAAGCTTACGAGCTGCTGAGAGAATTGGGTATGCCGTTCAGGAACATGAAAAAAGATAATCAGTAA
- the rpmD gene encoding 50S ribosomal protein L30: protein MAKIKITQVKSGIDRSERQKLTLKALGLTKMHATVEVEATPQILGMVRKVDHLVKVETVNA from the coding sequence ATGGCAAAGATTAAAATCACTCAAGTGAAAAGTGGGATAGACCGTTCCGAAAGGCAGAAACTGACCTTGAAAGCACTGGGCCTGACTAAAATGCACGCTACTGTTGAAGTAGAAGCAACTCCTCAGATCCTGGGAATGGTTCGTAAAGTAGATCACCTGGTAAAAGTAGAAACAGTTAACGCTTAG
- the rpsE gene encoding 30S ribosomal protein S5, which produces MAKNSFNKVKAGDLELKEKVVAINRVTKTTKGGRTFSFSALVVVGNENGVVGHGLGKAKEVQQAITKGIDDAKKNLIKVPVMHGTIPHDQFAKEGAAKVLIKPAAHGTGVIAGGSMRAVLESVGVTDVLAKSLGSANPHNVVKATFKALGMLREPISIARTRNISLKRVFNG; this is translated from the coding sequence ATGGCAAAGAATTCATTCAATAAAGTAAAGGCCGGTGATCTGGAGCTGAAAGAGAAAGTTGTGGCTATCAACCGTGTTACTAAAACCACCAAAGGCGGTCGTACATTCAGTTTCTCCGCACTGGTAGTAGTAGGTAATGAAAACGGCGTGGTAGGTCATGGTCTTGGTAAAGCAAAAGAAGTGCAGCAGGCTATCACTAAAGGTATAGATGATGCTAAGAAGAACCTGATCAAGGTTCCTGTTATGCACGGTACTATTCCTCACGATCAGTTTGCGAAAGAAGGCGCTGCCAAAGTACTGATTAAACCAGCTGCTCATGGTACTGGTGTAATCGCCGGAGGTTCTATGCGTGCTGTGCTGGAAAGCGTAGGCGTTACCGACGTTCTGGCTAAATCTTTAGGTTCTGCTAACCCGCACAACGTGGTAAAAGCTACCTTTAAAGCATTGGGCATGTTACGCGAACCCATCAGCATCGCCAGAACCAGGAACATTTCCCTGAAAAGAGTTTTCAACGGTTGA
- the rplX gene encoding 50S ribosomal protein L24 translates to MKTRFKPKFNIKKGDLVAVIAGDDKDRTKARKVLEVNPVKARILVEGVNIITKHTKPTAQNTKGGIVKQEAPIAISNVMLWDAKAGAPTRVNRQRDNGKLIRIAKKSGEVIK, encoded by the coding sequence ATGAAAACTAGATTTAAGCCTAAATTCAACATTAAAAAGGGCGACCTGGTTGCGGTAATTGCCGGCGATGATAAGGATCGGACCAAAGCACGCAAAGTGCTGGAAGTAAATCCTGTGAAGGCCCGCATTCTTGTAGAAGGCGTTAACATTATTACCAAACATACGAAGCCTACCGCACAGAATACCAAAGGTGGTATTGTAAAGCAGGAAGCGCCTATCGCTATTTCCAACGTAATGTTGTGGGATGCAAAGGCGGGTGCACCTACCAGGGTGAACAGGCAGAGAGATAATGGTAAATTAATTCGTATCGCTAAAAAATCAGGGGAGGTAATTAAATAA
- the rpsQ gene encoding 30S ribosomal protein S17, with product MTTERKLRKTRIGVVASNKMDKTITVKVERKVKHPIYGKFVKKSTKFMAHDDKNECNIGDTVRIAETRPLSRNKCWRLVEVIAKVK from the coding sequence ATGACGACCGAAAGAAAATTAAGAAAAACCAGGATTGGTGTGGTTGCCAGCAACAAAATGGATAAAACCATCACTGTTAAAGTGGAGCGTAAGGTAAAGCACCCCATCTATGGTAAATTCGTTAAAAAATCTACCAAGTTCATGGCGCATGACGACAAGAACGAGTGTAACATAGGGGATACCGTAAGAATTGCGGAAACACGTCCTTTAAGCAGAAACAAATGCTGGAGACTGGTAGAAGTAATCGCTAAAGTAAAATAA
- the rplR gene encoding 50S ribosomal protein L18, with protein MSTKVNRRQKIRYRIRKKISGTAQAPRLSVFRSNSDIYVQLIDDTNGTTLASASSRDKDIKAQQGTKSEKAKLVGAAVAVKAVALGITGCIFDRSGYLYHGRVKNVADGAREGGLQF; from the coding sequence ATGAGCACAAAAGTTAACAGGAGACAGAAGATCCGCTACCGCATCCGTAAAAAGATCTCCGGTACTGCACAAGCGCCAAGGTTGTCTGTATTTCGCAGCAACAGCGATATCTACGTGCAATTGATCGATGATACCAATGGTACTACCCTGGCATCAGCTTCTTCCCGTGACAAGGATATTAAAGCACAACAAGGAACCAAGTCTGAAAAGGCTAAACTGGTTGGCGCAGCAGTAGCAGTGAAAGCTGTTGCACTGGGTATCACCGGTTGCATCTTCGACAGAAGTGGTTATTTATATCATGGCCGCGTGAAAAACGTAGCTGACGGAGCAAGAGAAGGTGGTCTCCAGTTTTAA
- the rpsN gene encoding 30S ribosomal protein S14 encodes MAKESVKARQRKREAMVAKFAEKRAALKAAGDYSALDQLPKNASPVRLHNRCQLTGRPKGYMRHFGLCRNMFRDLALAGKIPGVTKASW; translated from the coding sequence ATGGCAAAAGAATCCGTAAAAGCCAGACAAAGGAAAAGAGAAGCAATGGTAGCAAAATTTGCTGAAAAGCGCGCTGCCCTGAAAGCTGCCGGTGACTATAGCGCACTGGATCAACTGCCTAAGAACGCTTCCCCTGTTCGTCTGCACAACAGATGCCAGCTGACCGGTCGTCCTAAAGGATACATGCGTCACTTCGGCCTTTGCAGGAACATGTTCCGCGACCTGGCCCTCGCAGGCAAAATCCCTGGCGTAACTAAAGCCAGCTGGTAA